A genomic stretch from Kineosporia corallincola includes:
- a CDS encoding SRPBCC domain-containing protein: MTSTDAPSPAAQHTLSTTHDAPASPAALWDAWARVHEWWGPSGFRSTVREFDFTEGGRFEVVMHGPDGTDYPNLYVFDELTRPTRVIWTSTGSQEFGLAPFRSVLHCEPRGPHTRITLTAYFPSAEEKRRHVEDFGAEQGSRDLLRRLGEEAARS, from the coding sequence GTGACCTCGACGGACGCGCCCTCCCCCGCGGCGCAGCACACGCTGAGCACCACCCACGACGCGCCCGCCTCCCCCGCCGCCCTGTGGGACGCCTGGGCCCGCGTGCACGAGTGGTGGGGGCCGTCCGGATTCCGCAGCACCGTGCGGGAGTTCGACTTCACCGAGGGCGGCCGCTTCGAGGTGGTCATGCACGGCCCCGACGGCACCGACTACCCCAACCTCTACGTCTTCGACGAGCTGACCCGCCCCACCCGGGTGATCTGGACCAGCACCGGCTCGCAGGAGTTCGGGCTGGCACCGTTCCGCTCGGTGCTGCACTGCGAACCGCGGGGCCCGCACACCCGCATCACGCTCACCGCGTACTTCCCCTCGGCCGAGGAGAAGCGCCGCCACGTGGAGGATTTCGGGGCCGAGCAGGGCTCCCGCGACCTGCTGCGGCGACTGGGCGAAGAGGCCGCCCGCAGCTGA
- a CDS encoding multidrug effflux MFS transporter, with the protein MTEESTRTTPQAAHTTPPARPAQDGGVSGPVLLVLALLSAVAPFATDLYLPAFPRMTDDLSTSTTTVQLTLTAFLLGMTVGQVVFGPLSDRFGRRPPLIAGAVLCVVASAVAALAPSVGVLIAARLAQGLGGAAGMVIGRAVISDLAHGRAAAQAFSLMMIVGGVAPVVAPLVGGFLVDPIGWRGILTVVLVLAGLMLVCVLLVIRETHPRILNGTTATTTGAATGQPAESLLQKGFLAYTFAFAFGFAVMMAYISASPFLYQDMMGLGTVTYGLAFGVNALGLMVVSAVAANLTATRSPAALLSVGIVTVFASTVVFGLLVLTGVPAGWLAVPLFTGIAGLGFVMGNATALALSYVRHSAGRGSAVLGALQFGLAAVVSPLVSIRGEDTAGPLAVVMLVAATIALISMIVARRAAPAQA; encoded by the coding sequence GTGACAGAGGAATCCACCCGCACCACCCCGCAGGCGGCGCACACCACCCCACCCGCCCGGCCCGCCCAGGACGGTGGTGTCAGCGGCCCGGTGCTGCTGGTCCTCGCCCTGCTGTCGGCCGTCGCCCCGTTCGCCACCGACCTGTACCTGCCCGCCTTCCCGCGGATGACCGACGACCTGAGCACCTCCACCACCACCGTCCAGCTCACGCTCACCGCGTTCCTGCTCGGCATGACCGTGGGACAGGTCGTGTTCGGGCCGCTGTCAGACCGTTTCGGCCGCCGTCCGCCGCTGATCGCCGGTGCCGTGCTGTGCGTCGTCGCCAGTGCGGTCGCGGCCCTGGCCCCCAGCGTCGGCGTGCTCATCGCCGCCCGTCTCGCCCAGGGCCTGGGCGGCGCCGCCGGCATGGTGATCGGCCGCGCCGTCATCTCCGACCTCGCCCACGGCCGCGCCGCCGCCCAGGCCTTCAGCCTGATGATGATCGTCGGCGGCGTCGCCCCCGTGGTCGCGCCGCTGGTCGGCGGCTTCCTCGTGGACCCGATCGGCTGGCGCGGCATCCTCACCGTCGTGCTCGTGCTGGCCGGGCTGATGCTGGTCTGCGTGCTGCTGGTGATCCGCGAGACCCATCCCCGCATCCTGAACGGCACCACAGCCACCACCACCGGCGCAGCCACCGGGCAGCCGGCCGAGAGCCTGCTCCAGAAGGGCTTTCTGGCCTACACCTTCGCGTTCGCGTTCGGCTTCGCGGTGATGATGGCCTACATCTCCGCCAGCCCCTTCCTCTACCAGGACATGATGGGCCTGGGCACCGTCACCTACGGCCTGGCCTTCGGCGTCAACGCCCTCGGCCTGATGGTCGTCAGCGCCGTCGCCGCCAACCTCACCGCCACCCGCTCCCCCGCCGCGCTGCTCAGCGTCGGCATCGTGACGGTGTTCGCCTCCACCGTGGTGTTCGGCCTGCTGGTGCTCACCGGTGTCCCGGCCGGATGGCTCGCCGTGCCGCTGTTCACCGGCATCGCCGGCCTCGGCTTCGTGATGGGCAACGCCACCGCGCTGGCCCTGTCGTACGTGCGGCACTCCGCCGGACGCGGCTCCGCCGTGCTCGGTGCCCTCCAGTTCGGCCTGGCCGCCGTGGTCTCGCCCCTGGTCAGCATCCGTGGCGAGGACACCGCCGGACCCCTCGCCGTGGTCATGCTCGTCGCCGCCACCATCGCCCTGATCTCGATGATCGTCGCCCGCCGTGCCGCCCCCGCGCAGGCCTGA
- a CDS encoding MarR family winged helix-turn-helix transcriptional regulator — protein sequence MGATEVSAMAGGGSSRGSSSRTGGGADGSAGGGSGGVSGGPAKASGNGGGTAGGASGTSGGIEGGAGGRVWGGDLEPGERTLARLADLVFVIAREVEPHGHRGADIIELTNVEAMVMRWVDAHPGTSPSAAAEAVRLQRSNLSAAVRGLEAKGMVTRTPDPADQRLVRLYPTELAASNVTRLHRHWAGLVGEALGGERAGLHEAVELLERVAAGFRRP from the coding sequence ATGGGAGCGACCGAGGTGAGTGCCATGGCCGGCGGCGGTTCGAGTCGCGGTTCGAGTAGCAGGACGGGCGGCGGTGCGGATGGCAGCGCGGGCGGCGGCTCCGGTGGCGTCTCCGGTGGGCCTGCGAAAGCGAGCGGCAACGGTGGCGGCACTGCGGGCGGCGCCAGCGGCACCAGCGGCGGCATCGAAGGCGGCGCCGGTGGCAGGGTTTGGGGCGGTGACCTGGAGCCGGGGGAGCGGACCCTGGCGCGGCTGGCCGACCTGGTGTTCGTGATCGCCCGGGAGGTGGAGCCGCACGGGCACCGTGGGGCGGACATCATCGAGCTGACCAATGTCGAGGCGATGGTGATGCGCTGGGTGGACGCGCATCCCGGCACCTCGCCGAGCGCGGCGGCCGAGGCGGTGCGGCTCCAGCGCAGCAACCTCAGTGCGGCCGTGCGGGGGCTGGAGGCGAAGGGTATGGTGACCCGCACACCGGACCCGGCCGACCAGCGTCTGGTGAGGCTGTACCCGACCGAGCTGGCGGCCTCCAACGTGACCAGGCTGCACCGGCACTGGGCCGGGCTGGTCGGCGAGGCCCTGGGTGGGGAAAGGGCCGGTCTGCACGAGGCGGTCGAGCTGCTCGAGCGAGTGGCTGCGGGGTTTCGTCGTCCATAA
- a CDS encoding GNAT family N-acetyltransferase, whose protein sequence is MTDGRDRPVTLRGVGDENWRDIADVVPRDDQRDWVATSAARYLLLSLREGVWTSLGVYAGDQVVGHIMWAYDEDDDRNWIGGMLVDEQEQGTGVGRAALLTLIGYLRELPEPHDIRLSVHDDNTAARKLYASAGFVELDRDEDGDWTAELVLSPPEGGPHED, encoded by the coding sequence ATGACCGACGGCCGCGACCGGCCGGTGACCCTGCGCGGGGTGGGCGACGAGAACTGGCGCGACATCGCGGACGTCGTGCCGCGCGACGACCAGCGGGACTGGGTGGCCACCTCGGCGGCCCGCTACCTGCTGCTCAGCCTGCGCGAGGGGGTGTGGACGTCGCTCGGCGTCTACGCCGGCGACCAGGTGGTGGGCCACATCATGTGGGCCTACGACGAGGACGACGACCGTAACTGGATCGGCGGCATGCTCGTCGACGAGCAGGAGCAGGGCACCGGCGTGGGCCGCGCCGCCCTGCTCACCCTGATCGGCTACCTGCGGGAACTGCCCGAACCGCACGACATCCGGCTGTCGGTGCACGACGACAACACCGCCGCCCGCAAGCTGTACGCCTCGGCCGGGTTCGTGGAACTCGACCGGGACGAGGACGGCGACTGGACCGCCGAGCTCGTCCTGTCGCCGCCGGAGGGCGGCCCGCACGAGGACTGA